One Nerophis ophidion isolate RoL-2023_Sa linkage group LG06, RoL_Noph_v1.0, whole genome shotgun sequence genomic region harbors:
- the LOC133554665 gene encoding cyclic nucleotide-gated cation channel alpha-3-like isoform X2 — protein sequence MTDVPTQAFGRGRYTPARAMDIQNLHPFSETGLLYRLAHVMHSGHNRQRPPEFNRRHRKTKNMNNSPWPLAEQNMNNCNNDGKQNDKKEEPTKDKKDEKNEDPKKDDKNKQDEKKEDPKKDDKDKKDDKKDNKKDDKKDDKKDDKKDDKKEEPKEVWIMDPATDTYYYWLSTISIPVFYNLMFLVARACFNELQNTNIVLWMVLDYTSDVLYCADTFVRARTGFLEQGLLVRDPKVLKEKYMKTRQFQLDIVSMIPTDVVFFQIGVNNPEWRFNRLFRLARLFEFFDRTETRTNFPNIFRIGNLVLYIIIIIHWNACLYFAISKVLGFGSDTWVYPGTKNAEFKRLARQYIYCFYWSTLTLTTIGETPPPVRDIEYFFVVADFLTGVLIFATIVGNVGAMISNMNAARVEFQAKIDSIKQYMQFRKVTKDLEVRVVKWFDYLWTEEKTCDEKQVLKNLPDKLKAEIAINVHLETLSKVRIFQDCEAGLLVELVLKLQPQVFSPGDYICKKGDIGREMYIIKEGKLAVVADDGVTQFVVLSDGAYFGEISILGIKGSKAGNRRTANIRSVGYSDLFALSKDDLMEALTEYPDAKNALEEKGRAILMKDNLIDESLVTARDSKDLEEKVNGVEASLDVMTLKLKKLTGHHESSQRKLKQRLTNLTNQVTTLSR from the exons GGCGATGGACATTCAGAATCTGCACCCCTTTTCGGAAACAGGACTGCTATACAG ATTGGCTCACGTAATGCACTCTGGTCATAACCGACAAAGACCTCCAGAGTTCAATCGGCGCCACCGTAAAACAAAGAACATGAA CAACTCTCCGTGGCCTTTGGctgaacaaaacatgaacaaCTGCAACAACGATGG AAAACAAAACGACAAGAAAGAAGAACCCACAAAGGACAAGAAAGACGAGAAGAATGAAGATCCAAAGAAAGATGACAAGAACAAGCAAGACGAGAAGAAGGAAGATCCAAAGAAAGATGACAAGGACAAGAAAGATGACAAGAAAGACAATAAAAAAGATGACAAGAAAGACGATAAAAAAGATGACAAGAAGGATGATAAAAAGGAAGAACC AAAGGAGGTGTGGATCATGGACCCTGCCACGGATACATACTATTACTGGTTAAGCACCATCTCCATCCCGGTCTTCTATAATCTGATGTTCCTGGTGGCCAG GGCCTGCTTCAACGAGCTGCAGAACACTAACATAGTGTTGTGGATGGTGTTGGACTACACCTCAGATGTCCTCTACTGTGCAGACACTTTTGTGCGAGCAAGAACAG GTTTCTTGGAGCAAGGCCTGCTTGTTCGGGATCCAAAGGTACTGAAGGAAAAGTACATGAAAACGCGCCAGTTCCAACTGGACATTGTATCCATGATTCCCACTGATGTTGTCTTTTTCCAAATTGGAGTGAACAATCCAGAGTGGAGGTTCAATCGCCTCTTTAGGTTGGCTCGGCTTTTTGAATTTTTTGATAGAACTGAGACTCGCACCAACTTCCCAAATATTTTTCGAATTGGTAATCTTGTACTTTACATTATCATAATTATCCACTGGAATGCTTGCCTCTATTTTGCAATATCCAAGGTTCTGGGATTTGGATCGGACACATGGGTTTATCCTGGTACAAAAAATGCTGAGTTCAAACGTCTCGCCAGGCAGTACATATACTGCTTTTATTGGTCCACATTGACCCTGACCACCATTGGGGAGACACCACCTCCAGTTCGTGACATCGAGTACTTCTTTGTTGTGGCCGACTTTCTCACTGGGGTTTTGATCTTTGCTACAATTGTAGGCAATGTTGGTGCCATGATTTCTAACATGAACGCCGCTCGTGTGGAGTTCCAGGCCAAAATAGATTCTATCAAGCAATACATGCAGTTTCGGAAGGTCACCAAAGACCTAGAGGTCAGAGTGGTCAAGTGGTTCGATTACTTGTGGACGGAGGAGAAAACTTGCGATGAAAAgcaggtgcttaaaaaccttcCAGATAAACTCAAGGCCGAGATCGCCATCAATGTTCATCTGGAAACACTGAGTAAAGTACGCATTTTTCAAGACTGTGAGGCAGGTTTGCTTGTTGAGTTGGTCCTCAAATTGCAACCCCAAGTTTTTAGTCCGGGTGACTACATTTGTAAAAAGGGGGACATTGGAAGGGAAATGTACATTATTAAGGAAGGTAAACTAGCGGTTGTGGCGGATGATGGGGTGACCCAGTTCGTGGTCCTTAGTGATGGCGCTTACTTTGGAGAGATCAGCATTTTGGGCATCAAGGGGAGTAAGGCTGGAAATCGAAGAACAGCCAACATTCGAAGTGTGGGCTACTCAGACCTATTTGCCTTATCTAAAGATGACCTGATGGAGGCACTCACCGAGTACCCTGACGCTAAGAACGCTCTGGAAGAAAAAGGTCGGGCCATTCTGATGAAGGACAACCTCATAGATGAGTCACTTGTCACAGCGAGAGACAGCAAAGATTTGGAAGAAAAAGTGAACGGAGTTGAGGCTAGCTTGGATGTCATGACACTCAAACTTAAAAAGCTGACAGGACATCACGAATCGTCCCAGCGCAAACTCAAACAACGACTTACTAATTTGACAAATCAAGTCACAACCCTCAGTCGCTAA
- the LOC133554665 gene encoding cyclic nucleotide-gated channel cone photoreceptor subunit alpha-like isoform X3 produces the protein MAKAMDIQNLHPFSETGLLYRLAHVMHSGHNRQRPPEFNRRHRKTKNMNNSPWPLAEQNMNNCNNDGKQNDKKEEPTKDKKDEKNEDPKKDDKNKQDEKKEDPKKDDKDKKDDKKDNKKDDKKDDKKDDKKDDKKEEPKEVWIMDPATDTYYYWLSTISIPVFYNLMFLVARACFNELQNTNIVLWMVLDYTSDVLYCADTFVRARTGFLEQGLLVRDPKVLKEKYMKTRQFQLDIVSMIPTDVVFFQIGVNNPEWRFNRLFRLARLFEFFDRTETRTNFPNIFRIGNLVLYIIIIIHWNACLYFAISKVLGFGSDTWVYPGTKNAEFKRLARQYIYCFYWSTLTLTTIGETPPPVRDIEYFFVVADFLTGVLIFATIVGNVGAMISNMNAARVEFQAKIDSIKQYMQFRKVTKDLEVRVVKWFDYLWTEEKTCDEKQVLKNLPDKLKAEIAINVHLETLSKVRIFQDCEAGLLVELVLKLQPQVFSPGDYICKKGDIGREMYIIKEGKLAVVADDGVTQFVVLSDGAYFGEISILGIKGSKAGNRRTANIRSVGYSDLFALSKDDLMEALTEYPDAKNALEEKGRAILMKDNLIDESLVTARDSKDLEEKVNGVEASLDVMTLKLKKLTGHHESSQRKLKQRLTNLTNQVTTLSR, from the exons GGCGATGGACATTCAGAATCTGCACCCCTTTTCGGAAACAGGACTGCTATACAG ATTGGCTCACGTAATGCACTCTGGTCATAACCGACAAAGACCTCCAGAGTTCAATCGGCGCCACCGTAAAACAAAGAACATGAA CAACTCTCCGTGGCCTTTGGctgaacaaaacatgaacaaCTGCAACAACGATGG AAAACAAAACGACAAGAAAGAAGAACCCACAAAGGACAAGAAAGACGAGAAGAATGAAGATCCAAAGAAAGATGACAAGAACAAGCAAGACGAGAAGAAGGAAGATCCAAAGAAAGATGACAAGGACAAGAAAGATGACAAGAAAGACAATAAAAAAGATGACAAGAAAGACGATAAAAAAGATGACAAGAAGGATGATAAAAAGGAAGAACC AAAGGAGGTGTGGATCATGGACCCTGCCACGGATACATACTATTACTGGTTAAGCACCATCTCCATCCCGGTCTTCTATAATCTGATGTTCCTGGTGGCCAG GGCCTGCTTCAACGAGCTGCAGAACACTAACATAGTGTTGTGGATGGTGTTGGACTACACCTCAGATGTCCTCTACTGTGCAGACACTTTTGTGCGAGCAAGAACAG GTTTCTTGGAGCAAGGCCTGCTTGTTCGGGATCCAAAGGTACTGAAGGAAAAGTACATGAAAACGCGCCAGTTCCAACTGGACATTGTATCCATGATTCCCACTGATGTTGTCTTTTTCCAAATTGGAGTGAACAATCCAGAGTGGAGGTTCAATCGCCTCTTTAGGTTGGCTCGGCTTTTTGAATTTTTTGATAGAACTGAGACTCGCACCAACTTCCCAAATATTTTTCGAATTGGTAATCTTGTACTTTACATTATCATAATTATCCACTGGAATGCTTGCCTCTATTTTGCAATATCCAAGGTTCTGGGATTTGGATCGGACACATGGGTTTATCCTGGTACAAAAAATGCTGAGTTCAAACGTCTCGCCAGGCAGTACATATACTGCTTTTATTGGTCCACATTGACCCTGACCACCATTGGGGAGACACCACCTCCAGTTCGTGACATCGAGTACTTCTTTGTTGTGGCCGACTTTCTCACTGGGGTTTTGATCTTTGCTACAATTGTAGGCAATGTTGGTGCCATGATTTCTAACATGAACGCCGCTCGTGTGGAGTTCCAGGCCAAAATAGATTCTATCAAGCAATACATGCAGTTTCGGAAGGTCACCAAAGACCTAGAGGTCAGAGTGGTCAAGTGGTTCGATTACTTGTGGACGGAGGAGAAAACTTGCGATGAAAAgcaggtgcttaaaaaccttcCAGATAAACTCAAGGCCGAGATCGCCATCAATGTTCATCTGGAAACACTGAGTAAAGTACGCATTTTTCAAGACTGTGAGGCAGGTTTGCTTGTTGAGTTGGTCCTCAAATTGCAACCCCAAGTTTTTAGTCCGGGTGACTACATTTGTAAAAAGGGGGACATTGGAAGGGAAATGTACATTATTAAGGAAGGTAAACTAGCGGTTGTGGCGGATGATGGGGTGACCCAGTTCGTGGTCCTTAGTGATGGCGCTTACTTTGGAGAGATCAGCATTTTGGGCATCAAGGGGAGTAAGGCTGGAAATCGAAGAACAGCCAACATTCGAAGTGTGGGCTACTCAGACCTATTTGCCTTATCTAAAGATGACCTGATGGAGGCACTCACCGAGTACCCTGACGCTAAGAACGCTCTGGAAGAAAAAGGTCGGGCCATTCTGATGAAGGACAACCTCATAGATGAGTCACTTGTCACAGCGAGAGACAGCAAAGATTTGGAAGAAAAAGTGAACGGAGTTGAGGCTAGCTTGGATGTCATGACACTCAAACTTAAAAAGCTGACAGGACATCACGAATCGTCCCAGCGCAAACTCAAACAACGACTTACTAATTTGACAAATCAAGTCACAACCCTCAGTCGCTAA
- the LOC133554665 gene encoding cyclic nucleotide-gated channel cone photoreceptor subunit alpha-like isoform X4: MAMDIQNLHPFSETGLLYRLAHVMHSGHNRQRPPEFNRRHRKTKNMNNSPWPLAEQNMNNCNNDGKQNDKKEEPTKDKKDEKNEDPKKDDKNKQDEKKEDPKKDDKDKKDDKKDNKKDDKKDDKKDDKKDDKKEEPKEVWIMDPATDTYYYWLSTISIPVFYNLMFLVARACFNELQNTNIVLWMVLDYTSDVLYCADTFVRARTGFLEQGLLVRDPKVLKEKYMKTRQFQLDIVSMIPTDVVFFQIGVNNPEWRFNRLFRLARLFEFFDRTETRTNFPNIFRIGNLVLYIIIIIHWNACLYFAISKVLGFGSDTWVYPGTKNAEFKRLARQYIYCFYWSTLTLTTIGETPPPVRDIEYFFVVADFLTGVLIFATIVGNVGAMISNMNAARVEFQAKIDSIKQYMQFRKVTKDLEVRVVKWFDYLWTEEKTCDEKQVLKNLPDKLKAEIAINVHLETLSKVRIFQDCEAGLLVELVLKLQPQVFSPGDYICKKGDIGREMYIIKEGKLAVVADDGVTQFVVLSDGAYFGEISILGIKGSKAGNRRTANIRSVGYSDLFALSKDDLMEALTEYPDAKNALEEKGRAILMKDNLIDESLVTARDSKDLEEKVNGVEASLDVMTLKLKKLTGHHESSQRKLKQRLTNLTNQVTTLSR; this comes from the exons GGCGATGGACATTCAGAATCTGCACCCCTTTTCGGAAACAGGACTGCTATACAG ATTGGCTCACGTAATGCACTCTGGTCATAACCGACAAAGACCTCCAGAGTTCAATCGGCGCCACCGTAAAACAAAGAACATGAA CAACTCTCCGTGGCCTTTGGctgaacaaaacatgaacaaCTGCAACAACGATGG AAAACAAAACGACAAGAAAGAAGAACCCACAAAGGACAAGAAAGACGAGAAGAATGAAGATCCAAAGAAAGATGACAAGAACAAGCAAGACGAGAAGAAGGAAGATCCAAAGAAAGATGACAAGGACAAGAAAGATGACAAGAAAGACAATAAAAAAGATGACAAGAAAGACGATAAAAAAGATGACAAGAAGGATGATAAAAAGGAAGAACC AAAGGAGGTGTGGATCATGGACCCTGCCACGGATACATACTATTACTGGTTAAGCACCATCTCCATCCCGGTCTTCTATAATCTGATGTTCCTGGTGGCCAG GGCCTGCTTCAACGAGCTGCAGAACACTAACATAGTGTTGTGGATGGTGTTGGACTACACCTCAGATGTCCTCTACTGTGCAGACACTTTTGTGCGAGCAAGAACAG GTTTCTTGGAGCAAGGCCTGCTTGTTCGGGATCCAAAGGTACTGAAGGAAAAGTACATGAAAACGCGCCAGTTCCAACTGGACATTGTATCCATGATTCCCACTGATGTTGTCTTTTTCCAAATTGGAGTGAACAATCCAGAGTGGAGGTTCAATCGCCTCTTTAGGTTGGCTCGGCTTTTTGAATTTTTTGATAGAACTGAGACTCGCACCAACTTCCCAAATATTTTTCGAATTGGTAATCTTGTACTTTACATTATCATAATTATCCACTGGAATGCTTGCCTCTATTTTGCAATATCCAAGGTTCTGGGATTTGGATCGGACACATGGGTTTATCCTGGTACAAAAAATGCTGAGTTCAAACGTCTCGCCAGGCAGTACATATACTGCTTTTATTGGTCCACATTGACCCTGACCACCATTGGGGAGACACCACCTCCAGTTCGTGACATCGAGTACTTCTTTGTTGTGGCCGACTTTCTCACTGGGGTTTTGATCTTTGCTACAATTGTAGGCAATGTTGGTGCCATGATTTCTAACATGAACGCCGCTCGTGTGGAGTTCCAGGCCAAAATAGATTCTATCAAGCAATACATGCAGTTTCGGAAGGTCACCAAAGACCTAGAGGTCAGAGTGGTCAAGTGGTTCGATTACTTGTGGACGGAGGAGAAAACTTGCGATGAAAAgcaggtgcttaaaaaccttcCAGATAAACTCAAGGCCGAGATCGCCATCAATGTTCATCTGGAAACACTGAGTAAAGTACGCATTTTTCAAGACTGTGAGGCAGGTTTGCTTGTTGAGTTGGTCCTCAAATTGCAACCCCAAGTTTTTAGTCCGGGTGACTACATTTGTAAAAAGGGGGACATTGGAAGGGAAATGTACATTATTAAGGAAGGTAAACTAGCGGTTGTGGCGGATGATGGGGTGACCCAGTTCGTGGTCCTTAGTGATGGCGCTTACTTTGGAGAGATCAGCATTTTGGGCATCAAGGGGAGTAAGGCTGGAAATCGAAGAACAGCCAACATTCGAAGTGTGGGCTACTCAGACCTATTTGCCTTATCTAAAGATGACCTGATGGAGGCACTCACCGAGTACCCTGACGCTAAGAACGCTCTGGAAGAAAAAGGTCGGGCCATTCTGATGAAGGACAACCTCATAGATGAGTCACTTGTCACAGCGAGAGACAGCAAAGATTTGGAAGAAAAAGTGAACGGAGTTGAGGCTAGCTTGGATGTCATGACACTCAAACTTAAAAAGCTGACAGGACATCACGAATCGTCCCAGCGCAAACTCAAACAACGACTTACTAATTTGACAAATCAAGTCACAACCCTCAGTCGCTAA
- the LOC133554665 gene encoding cyclic nucleotide-gated channel cone photoreceptor subunit alpha-like isoform X5 translates to MDIQNLHPFSETGLLYRLAHVMHSGHNRQRPPEFNRRHRKTKNMNNSPWPLAEQNMNNCNNDGKQNDKKEEPTKDKKDEKNEDPKKDDKNKQDEKKEDPKKDDKDKKDDKKDNKKDDKKDDKKDDKKDDKKEEPKEVWIMDPATDTYYYWLSTISIPVFYNLMFLVARACFNELQNTNIVLWMVLDYTSDVLYCADTFVRARTGFLEQGLLVRDPKVLKEKYMKTRQFQLDIVSMIPTDVVFFQIGVNNPEWRFNRLFRLARLFEFFDRTETRTNFPNIFRIGNLVLYIIIIIHWNACLYFAISKVLGFGSDTWVYPGTKNAEFKRLARQYIYCFYWSTLTLTTIGETPPPVRDIEYFFVVADFLTGVLIFATIVGNVGAMISNMNAARVEFQAKIDSIKQYMQFRKVTKDLEVRVVKWFDYLWTEEKTCDEKQVLKNLPDKLKAEIAINVHLETLSKVRIFQDCEAGLLVELVLKLQPQVFSPGDYICKKGDIGREMYIIKEGKLAVVADDGVTQFVVLSDGAYFGEISILGIKGSKAGNRRTANIRSVGYSDLFALSKDDLMEALTEYPDAKNALEEKGRAILMKDNLIDESLVTARDSKDLEEKVNGVEASLDVMTLKLKKLTGHHESSQRKLKQRLTNLTNQVTTLSR, encoded by the exons ATGGACATTCAGAATCTGCACCCCTTTTCGGAAACAGGACTGCTATACAG ATTGGCTCACGTAATGCACTCTGGTCATAACCGACAAAGACCTCCAGAGTTCAATCGGCGCCACCGTAAAACAAAGAACATGAA CAACTCTCCGTGGCCTTTGGctgaacaaaacatgaacaaCTGCAACAACGATGG AAAACAAAACGACAAGAAAGAAGAACCCACAAAGGACAAGAAAGACGAGAAGAATGAAGATCCAAAGAAAGATGACAAGAACAAGCAAGACGAGAAGAAGGAAGATCCAAAGAAAGATGACAAGGACAAGAAAGATGACAAGAAAGACAATAAAAAAGATGACAAGAAAGACGATAAAAAAGATGACAAGAAGGATGATAAAAAGGAAGAACC AAAGGAGGTGTGGATCATGGACCCTGCCACGGATACATACTATTACTGGTTAAGCACCATCTCCATCCCGGTCTTCTATAATCTGATGTTCCTGGTGGCCAG GGCCTGCTTCAACGAGCTGCAGAACACTAACATAGTGTTGTGGATGGTGTTGGACTACACCTCAGATGTCCTCTACTGTGCAGACACTTTTGTGCGAGCAAGAACAG GTTTCTTGGAGCAAGGCCTGCTTGTTCGGGATCCAAAGGTACTGAAGGAAAAGTACATGAAAACGCGCCAGTTCCAACTGGACATTGTATCCATGATTCCCACTGATGTTGTCTTTTTCCAAATTGGAGTGAACAATCCAGAGTGGAGGTTCAATCGCCTCTTTAGGTTGGCTCGGCTTTTTGAATTTTTTGATAGAACTGAGACTCGCACCAACTTCCCAAATATTTTTCGAATTGGTAATCTTGTACTTTACATTATCATAATTATCCACTGGAATGCTTGCCTCTATTTTGCAATATCCAAGGTTCTGGGATTTGGATCGGACACATGGGTTTATCCTGGTACAAAAAATGCTGAGTTCAAACGTCTCGCCAGGCAGTACATATACTGCTTTTATTGGTCCACATTGACCCTGACCACCATTGGGGAGACACCACCTCCAGTTCGTGACATCGAGTACTTCTTTGTTGTGGCCGACTTTCTCACTGGGGTTTTGATCTTTGCTACAATTGTAGGCAATGTTGGTGCCATGATTTCTAACATGAACGCCGCTCGTGTGGAGTTCCAGGCCAAAATAGATTCTATCAAGCAATACATGCAGTTTCGGAAGGTCACCAAAGACCTAGAGGTCAGAGTGGTCAAGTGGTTCGATTACTTGTGGACGGAGGAGAAAACTTGCGATGAAAAgcaggtgcttaaaaaccttcCAGATAAACTCAAGGCCGAGATCGCCATCAATGTTCATCTGGAAACACTGAGTAAAGTACGCATTTTTCAAGACTGTGAGGCAGGTTTGCTTGTTGAGTTGGTCCTCAAATTGCAACCCCAAGTTTTTAGTCCGGGTGACTACATTTGTAAAAAGGGGGACATTGGAAGGGAAATGTACATTATTAAGGAAGGTAAACTAGCGGTTGTGGCGGATGATGGGGTGACCCAGTTCGTGGTCCTTAGTGATGGCGCTTACTTTGGAGAGATCAGCATTTTGGGCATCAAGGGGAGTAAGGCTGGAAATCGAAGAACAGCCAACATTCGAAGTGTGGGCTACTCAGACCTATTTGCCTTATCTAAAGATGACCTGATGGAGGCACTCACCGAGTACCCTGACGCTAAGAACGCTCTGGAAGAAAAAGGTCGGGCCATTCTGATGAAGGACAACCTCATAGATGAGTCACTTGTCACAGCGAGAGACAGCAAAGATTTGGAAGAAAAAGTGAACGGAGTTGAGGCTAGCTTGGATGTCATGACACTCAAACTTAAAAAGCTGACAGGACATCACGAATCGTCCCAGCGCAAACTCAAACAACGACTTACTAATTTGACAAATCAAGTCACAACCCTCAGTCGCTAA